Proteins encoded by one window of Primulina huaijiensis isolate GDHJ02 chromosome 1, ASM1229523v2, whole genome shotgun sequence:
- the LOC140989802 gene encoding cytochrome P450 CYP72A219-like has translation MESMYFMLVVCCASVVLLYAWKVVDTWWIRPKSIEKLLRQQGFRGNSYRFMLGDLKELAAMHRQAKSKPIAFDDDIKLRIMPFLIKTLSKYGNGSFLWMGPTPKVIITDADLIKEVMSNNYTYLKQSSPNPITKKLIQGVVLLETDKWAKHRKIINPAFYIEKLKLMVPAFYMSCEEILNKWETKISPKGSCEIDVWPYIENLTGDVISRTAFGSNFEEGRKIFELQEEQTEYVLNILQTIYIPGWRFLPTKVNKRMKAIEKEVKSLILGMIEKRIEAIKVGRGERKADLLTSLLESNFQEIENQGNKSTHGMSIDEVIEECKLFYLAGQRTTSVFIVWTLILLSKYKDWQARARDEVLKVFRDNTPDYDGSNNLKLVTMILLEVLRLYPPVVSVTRRLDHEAKLGNLTMPAGVEVVMPIIMLHHDREIWGDDAMDFNPERFGEGVSKAQKGKGMYFPFGWGPRICVGQTFAMLEAKIALASILQRFSLELSPSYTHAPDDLISLVPQHGAHLVMHKI, from the exons ATGGAGTCAATGTATTTCATGTTAGTTGTTTGTTGCGCTTCCGTGGTGCTTCTGTACGCATGGAAGGTGGTGGATACGTGGTGGATTCGGCCGAAAAGTATCGAGAAGCTGCTGAGGCAACAGGGTTTCAGAGGGAACTCGTACCGGTTTATGTTGGGAGATTTGAAGGAGTTGGCCGCCATGCACCGACAAGCTAAATCCAAGCCTATTGCTTTCGACGATGATATCAAGCTGAGGATCATGCCTTTTCTCATCAAAACCCTCAGCAAATATG GAAATGGATCCTTTTTATGGATGGGACCAACACCTAAAGTTATAATCACAGACGCCGATCTAATAAAAGAAGTGATGTCCAACAATTATACGTATCTGAAGCAATCTAGCCCGAATCCGATAACGAAGAAGCTTATACAAGGAGTCGTTCTTCTCGAGACCGACAAATGGGCCAAACACAGAAAGATCATTAACCCTGCTTTCTACATTGAGAAATTGAAG CTAATGGTACCTGCCTTTTACATGAGTTGTGAAGAAATTTTGAACAAATGGGAGACAAAAATTTCGCCCAAAGGATCATGTGAGATCGATGTGTGGCCCTATATAGAGAATTTGACAGGAGATGTGATATCAAGAACAGCCTTTGGTAGTAATTTCGAAGAAGGCAGAAAAATATTCGAACTTCAGGAGGAGCAAACGGAGTATGTTCTGAATATTTTACAGACCATATATATCCCTGGATGGAG GTTTTTGCCTACCAAAGTGAACAAGAGAATGAAGGCAATAGAGAAAGAAGTCAAATCCTTGATATTGGGTATGATCGAGAAAAGAATCGAGGCCATTAAGGTAGGACGGGGCGAGCGTAAAGCTGACCTGTTGACCTCATTATTGGAATCGAATTTTCAAGAAATCGAAAATCAAGGTAACAAGAGTACTCATGGGATGAGCATAGACGAGGTAATAGAAGAGTGCAAACTGTTTTATTTAGCCGGCCAGAGGACGACGTCAGTGTTTATAGTCTGGACGTTGATTTTACTGAGCAAGTATAAAGACTGGCAGGCACGAGCTCGAGATGAGGTTTTGAAGGTGTTTCGTGACAATACCCCCGATTATGATGGTTCGAATAATTTGAAACTT GTTACCATGATTTTACTCGAAGTCCTGAGGCTGTATCCACCGGTAGTATCTGTTACTCGAAGGCTCGATCACGAAGCCAAGCTCGGGAACTTAACAATGCCAGCCGGTGTGGAAGTTGTAATGCCAATAATCATGTTACATCACGACCGGGAAATTTGGGGGGACGATGCAATGGATTTCAATCCCGAGAGATTTGGCGAAGGAGTTTCCAAAGCACAGAAGGGAAAAGGTATGTATTTCCCGTTTGGTTGGGGACCTCGGATATGTGTTGGACAAACGTTTGCGATGTTAGAAGCCAAAATCGCCCTGGCATCGATTCTACAACGTTTCTCTTTAGAGCTTTCACCGTCTTACACGCATGCGCCTGACGATCTTATATCCCTTGTACCTCAACATGGTGCTCACTTGGT